A genome region from Erigeron canadensis isolate Cc75 chromosome 3, C_canadensis_v1, whole genome shotgun sequence includes the following:
- the LOC122590565 gene encoding uncharacterized protein LOC122590565, with amino-acid sequence MMEDQDFEEEDVWGGGVIKEKQVNKESHNDNKMKKNKNKKSSSCLWMTSSSSCDEAAGGARMIPKCNDEGRVVPHQSSAPMGIPDWSKIYKLGPISDDDGGDDEMMVPPHEYIARRQAAARSHIAASSSMCEGVGRTLKGRDLSKLRNAILTKTGFLEEK; translated from the coding sequence ATGATGGAAGATCAAgactttgaagaagaagatgtaTGGGGTGGTGGTGTAATCAAGGAAAAACAAGTCAACAAGGAGTCACATAATGATAATAAGATGAAGAAGAATAAGAATAAGAAGTCATCAAGTTGTCTGtggatgacatcatcatcatcctgtGATGAAGCTGCAGGTGGTGCAAGAATGATACCAAAGTGTAATGATGAGGGAAGGGTAGTGCCACATCAGTCATCAGCTCCAATGGGCATCCCAGACTGGTCAAAGATTTACAAATTAGGTCCAATAAGTGATGATGATGGGGGGGATGATGAGATGATGGTGCCACCACATGAATACATTGCAAGAAGGCAAGCAGCAGCAAGGAGCCACATAGCTGCTTCTTCCTCTATGTGTGAAGGTGTTGGAAGGACCCTCAAAGGAAGAGACCTTAGCAAATTACGGAATGCCATTTTGACCAAAACTGGTTTCTTAGaagaaaaataa
- the LOC122593896 gene encoding ATP synthase gamma chain, chloroplastic, with amino-acid sequence MSCSNLTMWVSSKPSLDSSSSALSFRSFISPVQIPSSNPNHSNPKSSSSIQCNLRELRTRIDSVKNTQKITEAMKLVAAAKVRRAQEAVVNARPFSETLVEVLYSINEQLQTEDVDVPLTNVRPVKKVALVVVTGDRGLCGGFNNFILKKAEARIRELKTLGLDYVVISVGKKGNSYFNRRPQIPVDKFLEGSNLPTAKEAQAIADDVFSLFVSEEVDKVELLYTKFVSLVKSDPVIHTLLPLSPKGEICDINGVCVDAAEDEFFRLTTKEGKLTVERDVVRTETMDFSPILQFEQDPVQILDALLPLYLNSQILRALQESLASELAARMTAMGNATDNASELKKNLSRVYNRKRQAKITGEILEIVAGADALV; translated from the coding sequence ATGTCTTGCTCAAATTTAACAATGTGGGTATCTTCAAAACCATCACttgattcatcatcatcagcccTCTCATTCAGATCTTTTATCTCCCCGGTGCAAATTCCCAGCTCAAATCCGAACCATTCGAACCCGAAATCGTCTTCTTCGATCCAATGCAACCTTCGTGAGCTTCGTACTCGCATCGATTCAGTGAAGAACACACAAAAGATCACTGAAGCAATGAAGCTTGTGGCAGCCGCAAAGGTTAGAAGAGCACAAGAAGCAGTTGTGAATGCGAGGCCTTTTTCTGAAACTTTAGTTGAGGTTCTGTATAGTATCAATGAGCAACTTCAAACAGAAGATGTTGATGTCCCATTGACTAATGTTAGACCTGTTAAGAAGGTGGCACTTGTTGTGGTCACGGGCGACCGTGGTCTTTGTGGCGGCTTCAATAACTTCATCCTGAAGAAAGCCGAAGCACGAATTAGGGAGCTCAAGACGCTTGGTCTTGATTATGTTGTCATCAGCGTTGGCAAAAAGGGTAATTCATATTTCAACCGGAGACCACAGATTCCAGTAGACAAGTTTCTTGAAGGCAGCAATCTCCCAACTGCTAAAGAAGCTCAGGCGATTGCAGACGATGTGTTTTCGCTCTTTGTAAGTGAAGAGGTCGATAAAGTGGAACTCTTGTACACAAAGTTTGTATCTTTAGTGAAGTCTGACCCTGTTATCCATACTCTGCTTCCATTATCACCTAAAGGGGAGATTTGTGATATCAACGGAGTATGTGTGGATGCTGCTGAAGACGAGTTCTTCAGGTTGACTACTAAAGAAGGAAAGCTGACGGTGGAAAGAGACGTGGTTAGGACCGAAACCATGGACTTCTCGCCAATCTTGCAATTTGAACAAGACCCTGTTCAGATTCTTGATGCATTGTTGCCGCTCTATTTGAACAGTCAAATCTTGAGGGCTTTGCAGGAGTCATTAGCGAGTGAGCTTGCTGCACGGATGACTGCTATGGGGAATGCAACCGACAATGCTTCCGAGTTGAAGAAGAACTTGTCACGGGTTTACAACAGAAAGCGTCAGGCCAAGATTACTGGAGAAATTCTCGAGATTGTCGCTGGTGCTGATGCATTAGTTTGA